Below is a genomic region from Deinococcus koreensis.
CTGGAGGGCTTCGGGGTGCAGGTCATCAACCCGGCCCACGTCATCGAGGTCTGCGGCGACAAGCTGGCGACCAACGCGGCCCTGCACAGGGCCGGGCTGCCCACGCCGCGCACCGGGGTGGCCTTCGACGGTGAAACGGCCCTGACCCTGATCGACGCCATGGGCTATCCCATCGTCCTGAAGCCCACGGTGGGGTCATGGGGACGCATGGTCAGCCGCCTGAACGACCGCCACGCCGCCGAGGCCGTGATCGAGCACAAGGAGGTGCTGGGGGGGCCCCAGCACGGCATCTTCTACGTGCAGGCGCTGGTCGACAAGCCCGGGCGCGACATCCGCGCCTTCGTGGTCGGCGGCGAGTGCATCGGCGCGATCTACCGCACCTCGGAGCACTGGATCACCAACACGGCGCGCGGCGCGACCGCCAGCAACTGCCCGGTCACGCCGGAGATCGCGGATCTGGCCCGGCGCTCGGCCGGGGCGGTGCAGGGGCAGATCGTGGCGATCGACCTCGTGGAAGATCCGCAGGCCCGGAACGAGTGGGGCGGATTGACGGTCATCGAGATCAACCACACCATGGAATTCAAGAACTCCGTGACGACCACGGGCGTGGATATCCCGCGCCTCATGGGCGAGTACGCCATCGGCCTGCTGGGCTGAGCACAGGAGCGATCCCCGGGTTCGACCTCCCGCTGGCCTGGAGGTGGACTGTTGCTTTGCCCCCAGACAGCCACGTCTGGACATCGGTGAACACCTCAGCCGGGCGGGGCCGGGGAGGCGCCCCTATACTCCCCCCATGAAACTCGCCATCGTCGGCGTCGGAAAACTCGGACTGGCCCTGCTGGAGGGCGTCACCGCGCGCGGCGTGATCCCCGCCGGGGAGATCGGCCTGCTGGACGCGCACAGCGCGCGCGTGGAGGAGATCGCGGCCCGCACCGGAGCCCGCGTGATCGGCCGCTCGCAGCTGGCCGGGGCGCAGCGCGTGCTGGTGTCGCTGCAGCCGCGCGTCTTCCCGGAGGTGAGCGAGTGGCTGGCGCAGGAGAACGTCGGATACATCAGCACCATGGCGGGGGTCAGCATCAGCACGCTGGTGCGGCGGCTGGGCACCCAGCGGGTGGTGCGGGTCATGCCGAATCTGGCCGCCACCATCGGCCGCAGCCAGACCGCCATCACCGGCCCCAAGGAGGCCCAGGACGCCGGCGACCTGGCCTTCGCCCACACCCTGTTCGGCGCGGTGGGCGACGCCTACGACCTGCCCGAGCACCTGTTCAACGCCTTCACGGGCATGAGCGCCTCCGGCCCCGCCTACGCCGCCGTGGTGGCCGAGGCCCTGGCAGACGGCGGCGTCCGCATGGGCCTGCCGCGGGCCCTGGCCAACGAACTGGCCGCCAAGCTGCTGGTCGCCAGCGGCGAGCTGCTGCAGCGGCGCGCCCATCCCGCCATGCTCAAGGACGAGGTCGCCAGCCCCGGCGGCACCACCATCGCCGGGCTGGCAGCGCTGGAAAACGCCGGAGTGCGCGGCGGGCTGATCCAGGCCGTGATCGAGGCCACCCGCCGGGGCACGGAGCTGGGGCGCGACCAGGAGTAGGCGGGCTGGCGCGGCGTCCTGGGCGCGGGCGTCAGACCAGCGTGAGAGCCTGAGCGCTAGGCTCGGCGGCAGATGAACGCTTCCCCCTCCCTCCGGTTCGCCGCCCGCCGAGTGCTGGCCCTGGCTGCCCTGACGGCGCTGGTCGGCGCGCAGGGCGCTGCACCCCCCCGGCCGTATTACCCCTACCTGCCGGGGGAGCGCTGGACGTATTCCAGCGGCGAGTCCCAGGTGGTCGGCGCCAGCGTGGTGCACCGGGGCGTGAAGGTCACGCCGGTCAGCCACCAGTACGGCAGCACCACCTACACCCAGGATCTGCTGGAACTCCGCGCCGACGGCAGCGTGTGGCTGCGCGGCGTGAATGCGGGCGGGCGCCTCACGTGGTTCACCGCGCCCCTGAACGTCTACCCGCCCGGCCCCCTGAGCCCCGGCATGGCCTGGACGAGCGGCAGCAGTACCTTCAGGCTGGCCAGCCACGTGACCGGCATGAGCGCCCTGCGGCTGTCGGCGGGCACCTTCAATGCCCTGAGCATCCGCACCGATACCACCGCCGGCGGCAGGGTCAGTACCCAGACCACCTATTTCGTGCCGACCCTGGGCATCGTGCGCTACCTGGCGGGCGACGGCAGCGTGGTCGACCTGCAGCGCTGACGAGAGGGCAGGGGAGACTTCCAGGGTTCCTGGGAGGGCACCCACCCGGTCATTCCGATGGACGTGTCGTCTTCCAGAGCTGCCCAGCGGCCCTCGCCACCCTGGGTGTGGCCCGATCTCCGCATGGATCAGGGTTTTTTGCGGCGCGCCCGGTAGGTCAGGAGCTGGGCGTACATCTTCGTCCGGGCCCGCGCGCCTTTCCAGAAGCCGCGTTTCTTCTCCTTGACGACCTGGGCCACGTTGGGCAGCACCACATAGTCCCAGCGAGCACCGGTGGCTTTCAGGTGGGCGGTGATGGCGGGCTCGGGCCAGCGTTCTTCGCTGAGGTGGGGCACGCCCAGCAGCCAGCTTCGCCGGGCGACCCGCTGGCCGCTCAGGTTCGGGGTGAGCTTGTTGCCCCAGTCGGTCACGAAGCCCCCCCCGTCGAACACGCCGATGCTCATGTCCAGGGTGCCCGCGAGCACCGGCTCCAGCAGGGCCTCCAGGTGCTCCAGGGTGAGGCCGGTCAGGTCGGCGTCCAGCATCACGATGAAGTCGGCGTCGGTGGCCTGTAGGGCGGCGCCCAGGGCAGGCCCCTTGCCGCTGTTCTCGCTGAGTTCCACAACCTGCGCCCCGGCCCCTCGCGCCACCTGCGCAGTGTTGTCCGAACTGCCGTCCGAGGCGACGATCACGTCCGAGGTCAGCTGCCGCGCCACGTTCACGACGACCGCGACCGTCTCTTCCTCGTTGAACGCAGGAATGATGACCGCGACAGTCGCGTGGGCGGGAGCGGACATGCAGCATATGGTAGTCGAAGAGGGCCAGGGTGGGGGTACCCCGGCCGGGGGGGGGCGGCCGCCAGCGAGGCCAGAACCGGGCGGCGACCTGCCGCGCCCGCCGTGCCGTACACTCGTGTGTCATGGATCTGAAGGCACAACTCAAGCACGCCGTGGAGACGGCCGCCGCCAGCCTGGGCATGCCGGTGGACGCCGCCATCCAGGAGACGCCGGCGACCAAACCGGGCGATTACGGCACCCCCGCCGCCTTCCAGATGGCCAAGAGCGCCGGAGGCAACCCGGCGCAGATCGCGGCGCAGCTCGCGCAGACCGTGGTGCTTCCAGAAGGCATCCGGAAGGTCGAGGCCGTGGGCCCCTTCCTGAACTTCTTCGTGGACATCGGCTGGTTCATCCGGCAGGTCGTGGAGAAGCCCTTCGAGATGCCCGCGCTGCACGGCAAGGTGGTCATCGAGCACACCTCGGTGAACCCCAACAAGGAGCTGCACGTGGGGCACCTGCGCAACGTGGTGCTGGGCGATTCGATGGCCCGCATCCTGCGCGCGGCCGGGCACACCGTCGAGGTGCAGAACTACATCGACGACACCGGGCGGCAGGCGGCCGAGTCGCTGTTCGCGGTCAGCCACTATCACCGCGAATGGGACGGCGTCCGCAAATACGACCACTGGATGGGTGAGGGTTACGTGCAGCTCAACGCCGACCCCGCCAAGCCAGCACTGGAGGAGGGCATCAGCGCGGTCATGCACCGGCTGGAGGCGGGCGTGCTGCGCGCCGAGGTCGAGAAGGTCGTGGGGGCCCATATGCAGACCACCTTCCGCCTGGGCGCCCGCTACGACCTGCTGGTCTGGGAGTCCGACGTGGTGGGCAGCGGCTTTCTCGACCAGGGCCTGAACATCCTGGAGGGCAGCCCGTACACCACGCACCCCACCGAGGGCAAATACGCCGGCGCCTTCGTCATGGACGTGTCCGAGTTCATGCCCGGCCTGGAAGAGCCCCAGGTGGTCTTGAAGCGTTCGGACGGCACCGCCATGTACGTCGCCAAGGACATCGGCTACCAGTTCTGGAAGTTCGGCCTCTTCGAGGGCATGAAGTTCCGGGCCTTCATGGATGATCCCGAGGGCAGGGCGATCTACACCAGCGCCCCCGACGGCCAGCCGGACGTGGCGAAGCGCTTCGGTCACGCCCAGGAAGTCATCAACGTGATCGACTCGCGCCAGGAGCACCCGCAGAAGATCGTGCGATCCTCGCTGGGCGTGGCGGGCGAGCGGGACAAGGAGGAGCGCTCGGCCCACCTGTCGTACGCCTTCGTGACCCTGGAGGGCCAGACCATCAGCGGCCGAAGGGGCATCGCTGTCGCTGCCGACGACGCCATGGACGAGGCCGAGAAGCGCGCCCTGGCGGTGCTGACTGAGATCAACCCCGAGTTGGCGAAGCGTGAGGACGCCGCCGAGATCGCCCGCCGCATCGGCATCGGCGCGATCCGCTTCGCCATGCTCAAGGCCGAGCCCACCCGCAAGATCGATTTCCGCTGGGAGCAGGCGCTGGCCCTGAACGGCGACACGGCGCCCTACGTGCAGTACGCGGCGGTGCGGGCCGCCAACATTCTGAAGAAGGCCCAGGAGGCGGGCCTGGCCGTAGGCGGTACCGGCGCCGACTGGGCCGCCCTGCCCGAGATCGATCTGGCGCTGGCCAAGCAGGTCGCCCGCCTGCCCGAAATCGTGGCCCAGAGCGTGCGCGTGCATTCGCCGCATCTGGTCGCCCAGTACGCCCTCGATCTGGCGACCTCCTTCAACGCCTGGTACAACGCGAAAACCAGGCAGGGCAAGCCCGCCACCAACGTCCTGCAGTCCGAAGAGGGCCTGCGTGAGGCCCGGCTGGCGCTGGTCGGGCGCCTGCGTCAGGCTTTCGAGGAGACCCTGGCCCTGATCGGCATCGAGGTGCCGGCGGCGATGTAGGCGCCCTCAACCGGACGCCGCCTCCAGGTTGCCCAGGGGCGGCGTTCCCGCTGAGCCGGCTGGAGGTCGTCAATCCTCCTGCCCCCGCTGCTTCGCAGCTCTGCGAGCCCGGACGGAGTTCGGGCCGTTTTCAACGGCTTACAAACGGAATCCGGTTCAGCACTGATGCGGACAGTTTCATCACGCCATCGCTGAATAACTCGGTTATTGCTGTCTGGGACGCCATCTGAATTCCCTCTCTGAGTCCCAGCCTCCCCCACGAGGGGAGAGGGGCCAAAAACATCGTGTTCATCGCAGTTGAAAGGACACTTAATCAGCATTGTTCGGACGACTGTCCATGCCCGTTCCGATTGATTCCGATGTGTTTTCAGAATCAACCTGACTGGAGCGGAATCCATTTCAGGCCAGGTTCAGCGCTGGGCGGTCGGGCCTTCCAGGCGTTTCAGGAAGGCCACCAGCCGCGCAGCCATGCCCGGCGTGAAGCGGTTGGCCCCCAAGTGCTCGCCGCGCAGGGGGATGACCTCGCTGAGGGCCGGGTCGGCGTGGGGGCTCAGGCGCGCGGAGTTGCGCGTGGCCGAGACGGTGGAGTCGTCCGGGCTGCTGGCGATGAACAGCGGCAGGCGGGGCCCCAGCAGGGTCAGGTAGAGGGGATCGAACTCGTTGCCGGGTGCGCCGAGCACCCCGTAGGCCGCCTCGATCTCGCTGCGGCGCGACAGGGCCGAGCCCCAGGCGGCGCTCAGGTCGACCCAGGCGTCGATCAGGGCGACCCCGCTGACCGCGTAGGGGGCGCCCGGCAGCGAGCTTCGCAGCGCCAGCAGGCCGCCCATGCTGATGCCCAGCGCGTAGGTGCGGCCGTTCCAGGGAAAGGTGCGCACGGCCGAGGCGTGGGCCAGGGCCACCTCGGTCAGGGCGGCGGGACTGCCCCAGCCGGTGGGGCCGCCGTCGCCCCCCAGCAGGACAGCGAAGTTGGCCGCCAGCAGCGGCGCGATCAGGCCGTTCATCTGGACACTGTCGCGCATCCGTTCGGCGGTCTGGCCCCGGGGGTGGGACACGACGACCAGCGGGCACAGCCGGACGGCGCAGCCCGCCGGCACCTGCAGGTACGAGGCGCCCTGGGGGGTGTCCTGCCGGAGCCACTGGCCCGTCGGCCCGAAACGGGGAAGGGCGGTCGTGCTGGCGGAGCCCTGGCCGGGCAGGGAGAACAGACTGAGGGTGCTCAGGAAGGGCAGCAGGAAACGGGCTCGCACGCGGCGTGTACTGTAGCGCCCGGCATCTGACGGCACTCTGAAGCGGGCCTTCACCCCCAGTGGCTCCGTCTGTCGGGGGGCACCTGGGGGGGCAGACTTCCGGGCTCCCACGCTCAGCGGCCGAACAGCCATGAACTCACGCGGGTCGGGAGCAGTAGGCGGCCCAGCAGGGCGGGCAGCAGCAGGGCGATCAGGCCGTAGGCGGCCACCGTGAGCAGCAATTGCCAGGTCGTGCCCTGCGGCTCGCGCCAGAGTTCCAGCGCCTGCAGGATGGCCGGATGCAGCAGGTAGACCTGCAGGCTCACGGTGCCCAGCGTGGCCACGGCGGCGCGCACCCGCCCCGGCGTGCGCTGCAGCCGGAAGGCCAGTCCCAGCAGGGTCAGGGCCATCAGGCTGGTGAAGACCCAGCTCAGGCCGGCGTACACCACCGGCGTGACCTGCCCGCTGCGGACATATTCCAGGGCCACCGGCAGGTACAGGGCGTAGGCCACGGCCAGCAGCGGCAGCAGCACCCCACGCCGGCGCCGCCACCACGCCGGGAACTCGCTGAAGCGGGCACCGACGGCCATCCCGACCATGATCGGCAGCATGTACCACAGCACTGTGCTGGCCGGAAAGGGCAGCCGCAGCACTTCTCTGTTGAGCAGATACAGCCCGAGCTGGGCGGCGACCCCCAGCAGCAGGGCCGCCGTGATGCTGGGCCGGCGCCGGGCGACCGGCAGCAGCAGCGGCAGCACGAGATAGACCTCCAGCGCCACCAGCAGGAAATACAGGTGATAGCTGGCCTTGCCGTACAGCAGCCAGTCGCGCCAGCGCTCCGGGTCGCTCAGGGTCTCGGCGCCGCGCTGGCCCGTCCAGACGTACCACAGCGCGTACAGCACGCTCCAGAGCAGGTACGGCCAGCCGCCACGGGTCAGCCGCCGGACGAAGTAGCGCCGGGGCTCGAAGTGCTTGAGCAGGCTGCGGGTGAGCACCACGGCCGAGAGGAACACGAAGGCCGGTACCGCGAAATGCAGGGTGCGGTTCAGGATCAGCAGCGCCTCGTGGCCCAGCGTGCCCGGCTGGGCGTAGCGCAGGGCCAGCCCGCTGGCGTGGTGCCCCACGACTTCCAGAATGGTCAGGCCACG
It encodes:
- the lysX gene encoding lysine biosynthesis protein LysX, whose product is MAELAVLYDRIRPDEKMLFEALDTLGVPYDKVYVPQLKLTFDNVGRAQVPWKVAIERCVSQSRGHAVTRALEGFGVQVINPAHVIEVCGDKLATNAALHRAGLPTPRTGVAFDGETALTLIDAMGYPIVLKPTVGSWGRMVSRLNDRHAAEAVIEHKEVLGGPQHGIFYVQALVDKPGRDIRAFVVGGECIGAIYRTSEHWITNTARGATASNCPVTPEIADLARRSAGAVQGQIVAIDLVEDPQARNEWGGLTVIEINHTMEFKNSVTTTGVDIPRLMGEYAIGLLG
- the proC gene encoding pyrroline-5-carboxylate reductase; the encoded protein is MKLAIVGVGKLGLALLEGVTARGVIPAGEIGLLDAHSARVEEIAARTGARVIGRSQLAGAQRVLVSLQPRVFPEVSEWLAQENVGYISTMAGVSISTLVRRLGTQRVVRVMPNLAATIGRSQTAITGPKEAQDAGDLAFAHTLFGAVGDAYDLPEHLFNAFTGMSASGPAYAAVVAEALADGGVRMGLPRALANELAAKLLVASGELLQRRAHPAMLKDEVASPGGTTIAGLAALENAGVRGGLIQAVIEATRRGTELGRDQE
- a CDS encoding glycosyltransferase family 2 protein is translated as MSAPAHATVAVIIPAFNEEETVAVVVNVARQLTSDVIVASDGSSDNTAQVARGAGAQVVELSENSGKGPALGAALQATDADFIVMLDADLTGLTLEHLEALLEPVLAGTLDMSIGVFDGGGFVTDWGNKLTPNLSGQRVARRSWLLGVPHLSEERWPEPAITAHLKATGARWDYVVLPNVAQVVKEKKRGFWKGARARTKMYAQLLTYRARRKKP
- a CDS encoding arginine--tRNA ligase, with the protein product MDLKAQLKHAVETAAASLGMPVDAAIQETPATKPGDYGTPAAFQMAKSAGGNPAQIAAQLAQTVVLPEGIRKVEAVGPFLNFFVDIGWFIRQVVEKPFEMPALHGKVVIEHTSVNPNKELHVGHLRNVVLGDSMARILRAAGHTVEVQNYIDDTGRQAAESLFAVSHYHREWDGVRKYDHWMGEGYVQLNADPAKPALEEGISAVMHRLEAGVLRAEVEKVVGAHMQTTFRLGARYDLLVWESDVVGSGFLDQGLNILEGSPYTTHPTEGKYAGAFVMDVSEFMPGLEEPQVVLKRSDGTAMYVAKDIGYQFWKFGLFEGMKFRAFMDDPEGRAIYTSAPDGQPDVAKRFGHAQEVINVIDSRQEHPQKIVRSSLGVAGERDKEERSAHLSYAFVTLEGQTISGRRGIAVAADDAMDEAEKRALAVLTEINPELAKREDAAEIARRIGIGAIRFAMLKAEPTRKIDFRWEQALALNGDTAPYVQYAAVRAANILKKAQEAGLAVGGTGADWAALPEIDLALAKQVARLPEIVAQSVRVHSPHLVAQYALDLATSFNAWYNAKTRQGKPATNVLQSEEGLREARLALVGRLRQAFEETLALIGIEVPAAM
- a CDS encoding alpha/beta hydrolase: MRARFLLPFLSTLSLFSLPGQGSASTTALPRFGPTGQWLRQDTPQGASYLQVPAGCAVRLCPLVVVSHPRGQTAERMRDSVQMNGLIAPLLAANFAVLLGGDGGPTGWGSPAALTEVALAHASAVRTFPWNGRTYALGISMGGLLALRSSLPGAPYAVSGVALIDAWVDLSAAWGSALSRRSEIEAAYGVLGAPGNEFDPLYLTLLGPRLPLFIASSPDDSTVSATRNSARLSPHADPALSEVIPLRGEHLGANRFTPGMAARLVAFLKRLEGPTAQR
- a CDS encoding acyltransferase, with product MTSPVLPLQSSAPATVTTVTAIDMFRGLTILEVVGHHASGLALRYAQPGTLGHEALLILNRTLHFAVPAFVFLSAVVLTRSLLKHFEPRRYFVRRLTRGGWPYLLWSVLYALWYVWTGQRGAETLSDPERWRDWLLYGKASYHLYFLLVALEVYLVLPLLLPVARRRPSITAALLLGVAAQLGLYLLNREVLRLPFPASTVLWYMLPIMVGMAVGARFSEFPAWWRRRRGVLLPLLAVAYALYLPVALEYVRSGQVTPVVYAGLSWVFTSLMALTLLGLAFRLQRTPGRVRAAVATLGTVSLQVYLLHPAILQALELWREPQGTTWQLLLTVAAYGLIALLLPALLGRLLLPTRVSSWLFGR